One genomic segment of Pseudomonas fortuita includes these proteins:
- a CDS encoding acetyl-CoA C-acetyltransferase: MRSPRRVAILGGNRIPFARSNGIYATASNQAMLTVALEGLIERYRLHGLRLGEVVAGAVLKHSRDMNLTRECVLGSRLSPQTPAYDIQQACGTGLEAALLVANKIALGQIDCGIAGGVDSTSDAPIAVNEGLRHILLQANRGKSLGERLKPFLKLRPHHLKPELPRNGEPRTGLSMGEHCERMAQAWRIGRAEQDELALLSHQKLAAAYAEGWQDDLLTPFLSLTRDNNLRPDLTLEQLARLKPAFDRSGQGTLTAGNSTPLTDGASVVLLGTEQWAAQQGLEVLAYLVDGETAAVDFVTGREGLLMAPVYAVPRLLARNGLTLQDFDYYEIHEAFAAQVLCTLKAWEDADYCRERLGLDAPLGAIDRSKLNVKGSSLAAGHPFAATGGRILANLAKVLATAGKGRGLISICAAGGQGVTVIVER, encoded by the coding sequence ATGCGTTCACCTCGCCGGGTCGCGATCCTGGGCGGCAATCGAATTCCCTTTGCCCGCTCCAATGGCATCTATGCCACCGCCAGCAACCAGGCAATGCTCACCGTCGCCCTCGAAGGGCTGATCGAGCGTTATCGCCTGCATGGGCTGCGGCTGGGGGAGGTGGTGGCTGGCGCGGTGCTCAAGCATTCCCGTGACATGAACCTGACCCGGGAATGTGTGCTGGGTTCGCGCCTGTCGCCGCAGACCCCGGCCTATGACATCCAGCAAGCCTGCGGCACCGGGCTTGAGGCTGCGCTGCTGGTGGCCAACAAGATTGCCCTGGGGCAGATCGACTGCGGTATTGCCGGCGGCGTAGACAGCACCTCCGATGCACCGATTGCCGTCAACGAAGGCCTGCGCCACATCCTGCTGCAGGCCAATCGTGGCAAAAGCCTGGGCGAGCGACTCAAGCCTTTCCTCAAGCTGCGGCCTCACCATCTGAAACCCGAGTTACCACGCAATGGCGAACCGCGCACAGGGTTATCCATGGGCGAGCATTGCGAGCGCATGGCGCAGGCCTGGCGCATTGGCCGTGCAGAGCAGGACGAGCTTGCATTGCTCAGCCACCAGAAGCTGGCCGCCGCATATGCCGAGGGTTGGCAGGATGACTTGCTGACGCCGTTTCTGTCGCTGACACGGGACAACAACTTGCGTCCCGACTTGACCCTTGAACAGTTGGCCAGGCTCAAGCCCGCCTTCGATCGCAGTGGCCAAGGCACGCTGACGGCGGGTAATTCCACGCCGCTGACCGACGGCGCCTCGGTGGTGTTGCTGGGCACGGAGCAATGGGCTGCGCAGCAAGGGCTTGAGGTGTTGGCTTACCTGGTCGATGGTGAAACTGCAGCAGTGGATTTCGTCACGGGTCGAGAAGGGCTGTTGATGGCGCCGGTGTATGCCGTGCCACGCTTGCTGGCGCGTAATGGCCTGACCCTGCAGGACTTCGATTACTACGAGATCCATGAAGCCTTTGCCGCCCAGGTGCTGTGCACGCTCAAGGCCTGGGAGGATGCCGACTACTGCCGCGAGCGGTTGGGGCTGGATGCGCCGCTTGGGGCGATTGACCGCAGCAAGCTCAACGTCAAGGGCAGCTCGCTGGCGGCTGGGCACCCGTTCGCCGCGACCGGTGGGCGGATATTGGCCAACCTGGCCAAGGTGCTGGCGACGGCGGGGAAGGGACGCGGGCTGATTTCGATTTGTGCGGCAGGTGGGCAGGGGGTGACTGTTATCGTAGAGCGGTGA
- a CDS encoding AraC family transcriptional regulator: MPIIGRPRALPALDHLPRPLYARAESLGAGSWTTRHQHDWVQFSYAISGVLGVYTRDGSYFAPPQWGVWIPADAEHEVVTSMQAEMRSLYVRRDACPWAPEQCRVLEVTPLARELIKQFCLFPADYPEGDSAEARLVAVLLDQLRTLPEVGFSLPLPRHPGLLALCNGLIAAPDQSQTLQQWARELACSEKTLMRLFQRETGLSFRNWRQRMRLLSSLALLEAGENVTEAALGCGYDSTSAYIAAFKQLFGATPGELKL; this comes from the coding sequence ATGCCGATCATCGGACGCCCCCGCGCTCTCCCGGCGCTGGACCACTTGCCCAGGCCTCTTTACGCCCGTGCCGAAAGCCTCGGCGCCGGCTCCTGGACCACCCGCCACCAGCACGACTGGGTACAGTTTTCCTACGCCATCAGCGGCGTACTCGGCGTGTACACGCGCGACGGCAGCTACTTTGCGCCGCCCCAGTGGGGGGTGTGGATCCCTGCCGATGCCGAGCACGAGGTGGTCACCTCGATGCAGGCGGAGATGCGCAGCCTGTATGTGCGCCGCGATGCCTGCCCATGGGCACCGGAGCAATGCCGGGTGCTGGAGGTGACACCACTGGCGCGCGAGCTGATCAAGCAGTTCTGCCTGTTCCCGGCTGACTACCCAGAGGGCGATAGCGCCGAGGCGCGTCTGGTGGCAGTGCTGCTGGACCAGCTGCGTACCTTGCCGGAAGTCGGGTTTTCGCTGCCGTTGCCACGCCACCCGGGCTTGCTGGCGCTGTGCAATGGCTTGATCGCCGCACCGGACCAATCGCAGACCTTGCAGCAATGGGCGCGGGAGCTGGCGTGTTCGGAGAAGACGCTGATGCGGCTTTTCCAGCGGGAGACGGGGTTGAGCTTTCGCAACTGGCGGCAGCGCATGCGGCTGTTGTCGTCGCTGGCGTTGCTGGAGGCGGGGGAGAATGTGACCGAGGCGGCGTTGGGGTGTGGGTATGACTCCACCTCGGCTTACATTGCGGCGTTCAAGCAGCTGTTTGGGGCTACCCCTGGCGAGTTGAAACTCTAG